In candidate division WOR-3 bacterium, the sequence TTAAAAAACAAGATTTACCTTTCATTGAAATTCTTGGAGCTGTTGGTCCTGAACAATTCACTGTAGGAATTCAAGACGCCTTCTCTACTCTAATGCCTAAATCAACCAAGAAAAAATTCGTAACTGTTAGAGAAGCAAGGGAAATATTTATAAAAGAAGAGGCTGATAAACTTATAGATAGAGACGAAGTTATCGAAGAAAGCAGAAGAAAAGTAGAAAACTTAGGCATAATATTTATTGATGAGATAGACAAAATTATAGGTTCTGACTCTAAGGTTGGACCTGATGTTTCTCGTCAAGGAGTTCAACGAGATCTCCTCCCTCTTGTAGAAGGAACAACTGTTAACACTAAATATGGACCTGTAAATACAGATCACATTCTATTTATTTCTGCTGGGGCTTTTTCTTCCTCCTCACCTTCAGATCTTATTCCAGAATTACAGGGTAGATTTCCTATTAGAGTTGAATTTAAAGACCTTACAAAGGAAGACTTTAGAAGAATTCTTATTGAACCTGAGAACTCTTTAGTGAAACAATACAAAGCTTTGTTTAAAGCTGAAGGATATGAACTTGAATTTACCGAAGGAGCTCTCACTTTAATTGCAGAATACTCAAAAAGAGCAAATGAAATTAGTGAAAATATTGGTGCAAGAAGGCTCCAAACTGTTATGAATCTTTTACTGGAGGACTTTCTCTTTGAAATACCTGATCTACCGCAAAAGAAAATTATAATAGATGAAGATTATGTCAGAAAAGAGTTAGAAAAGATCGTAAGTGACGAAAAACTAAGCAGATACATTTTATAAAATGAAAAAAATCCCTTTTTTAATCTGGCTCTTGGTTATTATTACAGTTACTTCTTTACCACAAAAAACATTTCTTCCTTCTAATAGAGGTTTGGACAAAGTTTTTCATTTTTTTCTTTACTCTACTCTCACTCTCTTTTTCTTTTTAGGTTTTGATAAAAAGAGTTGGAAATATTTAATATTCATTGTGATTTTCGCTGGAATAGATGAAATTCACCAATATTTAATTGGAAGTAGGACCCCAAGTTTTTATGATTTCCTCTCAAACTTCTCTGGAATAATCTTTACTTTTCTAACTCTCAAATGAGGAAATAAAAATGGGGTTGGATTTTATTTTTAAAAATGTGAAAGGAACAAGAGATATTTTACCTGAAGAAGTAATAAAGTGGAAGAAAGTTGAATCTGCTATAGAGAAAAAAATGAAAAGTTATAATTTCCAAGAAGTTAGATTACCAACATTCGAACTTACAGAACTTTTCAAGAAATCCACAGGAGAAACCACTGACATTGTAAAAAAAGAAATGTTTACTTTCGAAGATATGGGAGGCAGAAGCATTACTTTAAAACCAGAAGGCACTCCTTCAATTGTGAGAATGTTTATTCAACATGGGCTCTTTACAAAAGGAATGATTCAAAAATTTTATTACATTGAACGAATGTTTAGACAGGAAAGACCACAAAAAGGAAGATATCGTGAGTTTAACCAATTTGGGGCTGAAGTTATAGGATCTTCTTTTCCAGAAACTGATGTAGAATTAATAAAGAGTGCATTAGACATTTTTGAGGAATTAAACATTAAAGGAATTACTCTAAATATAAATTCAATTGGATGCCAAAGTTGTAGAAAAAATTTTTCTATTAAACTAAAAGAAAACTTAAGAAAAAAGTTAGAGAATCTTTGCGAAGATTGCAAAAGAAGATATTCAGAAAATCCTATTAGAATCCTAGATTGTAAAAAAGATAAAGATAAATTAATGAATGTCCCTGTCCCCATAGATTTCCTTTGTGAAGAATGTAGGAATCACTTTGAGGAACTCAAAGAACTTCTTACAAAACTAAAAATTAATTTTATTATTAATACTCATCTGGTTAGAGGTCTTGATTATTACACAAAAACTGTATTTGAGTTTACTCATTCCAAACTTGGAGCACAAAATGAAGTGGGTGGAGGAGGAAGATATGATGGTCTTATTAAGTTTTTAGGAGGAAAAGATATCCCTGCTTCAGGCTACGCGATTGGAATAGATAGACTAGTTCTACTTTTAAAAGATTCAGAAAAAGAGAGTAAATCAAACTTAGATGTATATTTAGTAACTTTTGATAAGGAGTCTAATATTTTGGCTTTGAAAGTTATGGATGAGTTAAGAAAAATTGGATTATCTTGTGATAAAGATCCTATGAATAGAAGTCCTAAAGCCCAGCTTAGAGAAGCTGATAGACAAAACGCCAAATGGGTTATTTTAATAGGAGAAGATGAACGAAAAAAGGGAGTTTTAAAGCTGAAGAATATGCAAAGTGGAAAACAGGAAGAAATTCCTTTAAATGAGATTATAAAGAGGCTTCAATGTTAAGAGATGTAAATTGTGGTGAATTAAGAGCAAAAGATGCAGGTAGAATTGTAAAAATTGCAGGATGGGTTAGAAAAATAAGAGACCATGGAGAAATAATCTTTGTGGATCTCTGGGATAGATACGGTATAACTCAAATTGTATTTTCAAGCGAAAAGCTACCTATTCAAGAAGTAAAAAGAATCTCCTTAGAATGGGTGATTTTGGTGCAAGGAGAAGTTAGAAAAAGACCTAAGGACATGATTAATAAAAATATAGAAACAGGAGAAATAGAAGTTTACGCTTCAAATTTTGAGGTTTTAAATCCATCTGAAGTTCCTCCATTTGTGGTTCAAGAGGAGATCCAAGCAGAAAAAGAGTTAAGATTTAAATATAGATATCTTGACCTAAGAAGAAAAAAAGCTATTAGCAATTTTATCTTACGACATAAGTTAATGCAGATCGCAAGGGAAGTTTTTAATAAAAAAAATTTCATCGAAGTGGAAACCCCAATCCTTGCAACACCAACTCCTGAAGGTGCTCGGGACTTCCTTGTCCCATCCAGATTACAAAAAGGAAAATTCTATTCTCTTGCTCAATCTCCACAACTATATAAACAAATCCTTATGGTTGCAGGATTTGATAGATATTACCAAATTTCAAAATGCTTTAGAGATGAAGATATGAGAGGAGATCGGCAGCTGGAATTCACTCAAATAGATTTTGAAATCTCCTTCGCTGAAAGAGAAGATATTTTGAAAATTGTAGAAGAATTAATCTCTGCTTTCTTTAAAGAAAGTTTAAAAGAAGAACTATCTACCCCATTCCCTAGACTCACTTATAGAGAAGCGTTAAATAAATATGGGACTGATAAGCCAGATTTAAGGAATCCTCTTTTAATAGTTGACTATTCTAAAGAAGCCAAAAGTGGAGAGTTTGGCATTTTTAATAAGGCAAAACAAATAAAAGGAATAAAAACAAAATCCTTATTCACTCGTAGCGAAATAAGTTATTTTGAAAAAATAACAAAAGAAGCTGGAGCTAAAGGTCTTTTGTTTTTAATCAATGAAGGTGGAAATTACAAAGGTCCTTTTGCAAAATACTTCAAAAATCTTGAGATTTTTAAATTGGAGAAAGGCGAAACACTTTTTCTTTTAGCTGGAGAAAGTGAAAAGGAAGTCCTTATACCTCTCGGAACTTTAAGAATTAAACTTGGAGAGGAGTTGTCTATTATCAAAAAAACTTGGAGCCCTTTATGGGTAACGGACTTCCCAATGTTTGAATGGGATGAACAAAATAAAACTTGGACTCCTTCTCATCACATCTTTACAGAACCGTTAAATCCAGAAGATTTAGAAAAGGATCCTGAAAAATTGATTGGGAATCAGTATGATCTTGTTCTTAATGGAATAGAATTAGGCTCAGGTAGCATTAGAGCGCATAAAATAGAAACCCAATTAAAACTATTAAAAGTTCTTGGGATGAGCGAAGAGGAAGCATGGAAAAAATTTGGTTTTTTACTTAAAGCTCTTTCTCTCGGAGCCCCTCCCCATGGTGGTTTTGCTTTAGGTTTTGATAGAATATGTATGCTTCTCGCAAAAGAAGAATCAATAACAGACGTAATTGCTTTTCCTAAAACATTAAGTGGACTTGGACTTATGGAAAGTTCTCCGGGTAAAGTTACTGAGGAAGAACTAAAAGAATTAAATATAACAATAAAAGAACAATGAGTAGAATAAGAATTTATCCAGATTTAATTTTAAAAGAAAAAGCAAAAGAAGTTAAGGATTTTTCAAACATTCATTATCTTATAGAAGAGATGATTAAGGTTATGGAAGAAGAAAAAGGTATAGGACTTGCCGCCAATCAAATAGGAGTTGCAAGTCAAGTTCTTGTAGGAAAACAAGATAAAAACGAAAAACCAATAATAATTATAAATCCAACAATTATAGAGGCAAGCGGAGAGGACTTAATGGCAGAAGGTTGTCTATCTATACCCGGAGTATCTGTCGAAATCTCAAGAGCTCAGATTGTTTTGGTAAGAGGATTTAATGAAGATGGAAAAGAAATTGAATTTAGAGGAGAAGGTCTCGTAGCAAGAATGCTTCAACACGAAATAGAACACTTAAATGGCATCTTAATTGTAGACCATCTTCCAAGAAAAGAATTTTTAAAGTTTCAGATGGAATATGGGAAAAAAAAGGAGGAAAGATGAAGAAGGATTTTATCTCTATTAGAGATATAAACGAGCAGGAATTTTTAAATATAATAAAAGAAACTGATACCCTAAAAAAAGAGAAGAAAAAAATAATTGAAAAATCTCCTTTAAAAGGGAAGGTATTAGCTATGATTTTTGAAAAGCCTTCTCTTAGAACTAGAGTGACTTTTGAAGTTGGAATTTACGAACTTGGCGGAACTGCAATATATCTTTCTCCTCAAGATATAGGAATTGATAAAAGAGAAACTGTTGAAGATATTGGACAAAATCTCTCAAGGTGGGTTTCAGGAATAATGGCAAGAACTTTCGCTCACTCCACTGTAGAAAGACTCGCTAAAGCCTCCAGAGTTCCTGTAATAAATGGACTATCCGATTTAGAACATCCCTGTCAAATTATCGCAGATTTCTATACAATTTATGAAAAGAAAGGAGATCTCCGAAAAATAAAATTAGCATTTATTGGAGATGGAAATAATGTCTGCAATTCAATGCTTTTAGCAGCCGGCCTTATGGGGGTGGATTTCAGAGTAGCCCATCCAAAGGGATATGAACCTAATGAAGAAATCTTAAAAAAAGCAAAGGAATTATCTACAAAATCTAACGGTTCTATTATTCTTACTAATAATCCAAAAGATGCCGCGGAAGGAGCAGATGTAATATACACTGATGTTTGGACATCAATGGGTTTCGAAAGTGAAGCTAAGAAAAGGAGAAAAGCCTTCGCTTCTTTTCAGGTAAATAAAGAAATTGTTGCTTGCGCAAAAAAAGATTTTATTTTTATGCATTGTCTACCTGCTAAAAGAGGTGAAGAAGTAACTCCAGATGTAATAGATGGCCCAAATTCTATAGTCTTTGATCAAGCTGAAAATCGCCTTTATGCCCAACAAGCTTTGCTAATAAAATTATTAGGAAATTCTAAATAAGATTAAAAAACAACACGCTTGACAGAAAAAGATATTATTGTAATATTCTCTCTAACAAGAAGGAGAAAAGAAAAAATATGAAATTTTTTAAATACTTACTTC encodes:
- the hslU gene encoding ATP-dependent protease ATPase subunit HslU, with the protein product MKEIEEFKLEDETKDELDIKPKDIVRELDRYIIGQDEAKKAVAIAIRNRWRRQKVEESMRKEIYPNNIIMIGPTGVGKTEIARRLSLIIKAPFIKTEATKFTEIGYVGRDVESMVRSLMDVAVKMVQSKKREEVWEKASKLAEEKLLDLLVPSSDESMKETREKMRIRLRNGEFEDRKVELDLKKQDLPFIEILGAVGPEQFTVGIQDAFSTLMPKSTKKKFVTVREAREIFIKEEADKLIDRDEVIEESRRKVENLGIIFIDEIDKIIGSDSKVGPDVSRQGVQRDLLPLVEGTTVNTKYGPVNTDHILFISAGAFSSSSPSDLIPELQGRFPIRVEFKDLTKEDFRRILIEPENSLVKQYKALFKAEGYELEFTEGALTLIAEYSKRANEISENIGARRLQTVMNLLLEDFLFEIPDLPQKKIIIDEDYVRKELEKIVSDEKLSRYIL
- the aspS gene encoding aspartate--tRNA ligase, which encodes MLRDVNCGELRAKDAGRIVKIAGWVRKIRDHGEIIFVDLWDRYGITQIVFSSEKLPIQEVKRISLEWVILVQGEVRKRPKDMINKNIETGEIEVYASNFEVLNPSEVPPFVVQEEIQAEKELRFKYRYLDLRRKKAISNFILRHKLMQIAREVFNKKNFIEVETPILATPTPEGARDFLVPSRLQKGKFYSLAQSPQLYKQILMVAGFDRYYQISKCFRDEDMRGDRQLEFTQIDFEISFAEREDILKIVEELISAFFKESLKEELSTPFPRLTYREALNKYGTDKPDLRNPLLIVDYSKEAKSGEFGIFNKAKQIKGIKTKSLFTRSEISYFEKITKEAGAKGLLFLINEGGNYKGPFAKYFKNLEIFKLEKGETLFLLAGESEKEVLIPLGTLRIKLGEELSIIKKTWSPLWVTDFPMFEWDEQNKTWTPSHHIFTEPLNPEDLEKDPEKLIGNQYDLVLNGIELGSGSIRAHKIETQLKLLKVLGMSEEEAWKKFGFLLKALSLGAPPHGGFALGFDRICMLLAKEESITDVIAFPKTLSGLGLMESSPGKVTEEELKELNITIKEQ
- the def gene encoding peptide deformylase codes for the protein MSRIRIYPDLILKEKAKEVKDFSNIHYLIEEMIKVMEEEKGIGLAANQIGVASQVLVGKQDKNEKPIIIINPTIIEASGEDLMAEGCLSIPGVSVEISRAQIVLVRGFNEDGKEIEFRGEGLVARMLQHEIEHLNGILIVDHLPRKEFLKFQMEYGKKKEER
- the hisS gene encoding histidine--tRNA ligase, coding for MGLDFIFKNVKGTRDILPEEVIKWKKVESAIEKKMKSYNFQEVRLPTFELTELFKKSTGETTDIVKKEMFTFEDMGGRSITLKPEGTPSIVRMFIQHGLFTKGMIQKFYYIERMFRQERPQKGRYREFNQFGAEVIGSSFPETDVELIKSALDIFEELNIKGITLNINSIGCQSCRKNFSIKLKENLRKKLENLCEDCKRRYSENPIRILDCKKDKDKLMNVPVPIDFLCEECRNHFEELKELLTKLKINFIINTHLVRGLDYYTKTVFEFTHSKLGAQNEVGGGGRYDGLIKFLGGKDIPASGYAIGIDRLVLLLKDSEKESKSNLDVYLVTFDKESNILALKVMDELRKIGLSCDKDPMNRSPKAQLREADRQNAKWVILIGEDERKKGVLKLKNMQSGKQEEIPLNEIIKRLQC
- a CDS encoding VanZ family protein; translated protein: MKKIPFLIWLLVIITVTSLPQKTFLPSNRGLDKVFHFFLYSTLTLFFFLGFDKKSWKYLIFIVIFAGIDEIHQYLIGSRTPSFYDFLSNFSGIIFTFLTLK
- the argF gene encoding ornithine carbamoyltransferase; the encoded protein is MKKDFISIRDINEQEFLNIIKETDTLKKEKKKIIEKSPLKGKVLAMIFEKPSLRTRVTFEVGIYELGGTAIYLSPQDIGIDKRETVEDIGQNLSRWVSGIMARTFAHSTVERLAKASRVPVINGLSDLEHPCQIIADFYTIYEKKGDLRKIKLAFIGDGNNVCNSMLLAAGLMGVDFRVAHPKGYEPNEEILKKAKELSTKSNGSIILTNNPKDAAEGADVIYTDVWTSMGFESEAKKRRKAFASFQVNKEIVACAKKDFIFMHCLPAKRGEEVTPDVIDGPNSIVFDQAENRLYAQQALLIKLLGNSK